The following proteins are co-located in the Brevibacillus laterosporus DSM 25 genome:
- the rpmG gene encoding 50S ribosomal protein L33 — translation MRVTVTLQCTESGDRTYITTKNKRNNPERLELKKYSPRLKKYTLHRETK, via the coding sequence ATGAGAGTAACGGTTACCTTGCAATGCACTGAATCTGGAGATCGTACCTACATTACGACAAAAAATAAAAGAAACAACCCCGAACGTCTAGAGCTAAAGAAATATTCCCCTCGTCTAAAAAAATACACCCTTCATCGTGAAACAAAGTAG
- the ybaK gene encoding Cys-tRNA(Pro) deacylase: MSSKTNACRLLDKHKVPYTVHEYEWDEEHLNAKHVAQQVDLQVEQVFKTLVLRGDKTGVIMACIPAHKELHLKLLAAASKNKKVEMVPMKEILELTGYIRGGCSPLGTKKNYPLYIDESALRCSLISISAGKRGLQIFMNATDLIKVSKATSVSLTM, encoded by the coding sequence ATGAGCAGTAAAACAAATGCGTGTCGTTTGCTAGATAAACATAAGGTTCCCTATACGGTGCATGAGTACGAATGGGATGAGGAGCATTTAAATGCGAAACATGTTGCTCAGCAGGTTGATTTACAGGTAGAGCAGGTTTTTAAAACCCTAGTACTTCGTGGTGATAAGACGGGGGTTATCATGGCTTGTATTCCTGCCCATAAGGAGCTTCACTTAAAATTATTGGCAGCTGCTAGCAAGAATAAGAAGGTAGAAATGGTGCCAATGAAAGAGATACTAGAATTAACAGGATATATACGGGGTGGTTGCTCACCTCTAGGTACTAAAAAAAATTATCCGCTCTATATTGATGAGTCAGCTCTTAGATGTAGTCTGATTAGCATTAGTGCTGGTAAAAGAGGATTGCAGATTTTTATGAATGCAACTGACTTAATTAAGGTAAGTAAGGCTACTTCTGTGAGTCTGACTATGTAG
- the mmgD gene encoding citrate synthase produces MNGLEKFSPGLDGVVATETSISYLDTIQEEIVIRGYDLIELSKSYSYVDVIHLLLEGRLPDEEEKKILEASMIQRYELPAAVLEVLKLLPEQTHAMDGLRTGISVLGGYDHAIDDRSLLVNKERAYQLLGQVPSIVANSYRILTKKEPIHPDKALPFSANFFYMVTGKKPSPIEEKIFDLSLLLYSEHEMPNSTFTARVIASTQSDLYGALTGAVASLKGNLHGGANEAVMHLLLEAGTISKFEELLQTKLSNKEKIMGFGHRVYMKKMDPRATMMKGALQQLCQIRGDDLLYRMCEAGERIMERENGLYPNLDYYVAPVYWMLGIPIPLYTPIFFAARTVGICAHVLEQHAQNRLFRPRVKYVGERHVL; encoded by the coding sequence ATGAATGGTCTTGAAAAATTTTCTCCTGGACTAGACGGTGTTGTGGCTACAGAAACAAGCATTTCCTACCTTGATACCATACAAGAGGAAATCGTGATACGGGGTTACGATCTGATTGAGCTTTCTAAATCCTATAGCTATGTCGATGTTATTCATCTTTTACTGGAGGGGCGGCTTCCCGATGAGGAAGAGAAAAAAATTCTCGAAGCTAGCATGATTCAACGATATGAACTGCCTGCTGCGGTGCTTGAGGTTTTAAAGCTTTTGCCTGAGCAAACGCATGCTATGGACGGTCTACGAACAGGCATCTCCGTTCTTGGAGGGTATGATCATGCGATTGATGATCGCTCCCTGCTTGTTAATAAAGAGCGTGCTTATCAATTATTGGGTCAAGTTCCTAGTATTGTGGCAAATAGCTATCGGATTCTGACAAAAAAGGAACCGATCCATCCCGACAAGGCTCTACCGTTTAGTGCTAACTTTTTCTATATGGTCACTGGAAAAAAGCCGTCACCGATTGAGGAGAAAATCTTTGATCTATCCCTGCTTTTGTACAGCGAGCATGAGATGCCAAATTCCACGTTTACGGCAAGGGTCATTGCTTCCACGCAATCGGATTTGTACGGAGCATTGACAGGGGCGGTGGCTTCCTTAAAGGGTAACCTTCATGGGGGAGCAAATGAAGCTGTCATGCACTTACTGCTAGAGGCAGGAACAATTTCCAAGTTCGAGGAGTTACTACAAACCAAGCTATCGAACAAAGAAAAGATCATGGGATTTGGTCACCGGGTATATATGAAAAAAATGGACCCTAGAGCGACAATGATGAAAGGGGCATTACAGCAGCTATGTCAGATAAGGGGGGACGATCTTTTATACCGCATGTGTGAAGCGGGGGAGAGGATTATGGAGAGGGAAAATGGACTCTACCCGAATTTGGACTATTATGTAGCACCTGTGTATTGGATGCTTGGGATTCCCATTCCATTATACACTCCTATCTTTTTCGCTGCGAGAACCGTAGGGATTTGCGCACATGTACTTGAACAGCACGCACAAAATCGTCTATTCCGACCACGTGTAAAATATGTAGGCGAGCGGCATGTTCTTTGA
- a CDS encoding GTP-binding protein, with product MSEKRVPVTVLSGYLGAGKTSILNHVLNNREGLRVAVIVNDLSEVNIDSNLIKNGGGISRTDEKVVELSNGCICCTLREDLLVEVERLVNEDRYDYILIESTGIGEPLPVAQTFTYVDEEKGIDLSSICRLDTMVTVVDANRFWHDFSSGESLLERGHAVDEEDTREIVDLLIDQIEFCDVLIVNKCDMVSEKNLLHLEQILRKLQPTAKFIRSSYGKVDPKKIMHTGLFDFEKASQSAGWLQELQKPSHTPETEEYGISSFVYRRRIPFHPERLYKWLQDWPEDVVRAKGFLWIATRNDIALTISQAGSSIQLESTGYWVSALPEEEKQFILAEDPEWAETWDPQFGDRMNEIVCIGIELEKGDIIRSLDACLLTNEELNADWNTLKDPLPTSDVIVESLISNE from the coding sequence ATGAGTGAAAAACGAGTTCCCGTCACTGTTTTAAGTGGGTATCTTGGAGCGGGAAAGACTTCCATTTTGAATCATGTTTTAAACAACCGAGAAGGCCTTCGTGTAGCAGTCATTGTAAACGATCTGAGCGAGGTGAATATCGATTCCAATCTTATAAAGAATGGTGGCGGGATTTCCAGAACAGACGAGAAGGTTGTTGAGCTGTCTAATGGTTGTATTTGCTGTACATTACGTGAGGATTTATTAGTAGAGGTAGAACGGTTAGTGAATGAAGATCGCTATGATTATATCCTGATTGAATCCACCGGAATAGGAGAGCCGCTACCAGTAGCACAAACCTTCACGTATGTAGATGAAGAAAAGGGGATAGACCTTTCTAGTATTTGTCGGCTGGATACAATGGTGACTGTAGTGGATGCGAATCGTTTTTGGCATGATTTTTCTTCGGGAGAAAGCCTATTGGAGCGTGGCCATGCAGTGGATGAGGAAGACACGCGTGAGATCGTCGATTTGTTGATTGACCAAATCGAGTTTTGTGATGTTTTAATCGTAAATAAATGTGACATGGTTAGTGAAAAGAATTTACTGCATTTGGAGCAGATTCTTCGTAAGCTTCAACCAACGGCAAAATTCATCCGAAGCTCTTATGGCAAGGTTGATCCAAAAAAGATTATGCATACAGGGCTTTTTGATTTTGAAAAAGCGAGTCAGTCTGCTGGATGGTTACAAGAATTACAAAAGCCAAGTCATACTCCAGAAACAGAAGAATATGGAATATCCTCTTTTGTATACCGTCGAAGAATTCCGTTTCACCCTGAGAGATTATATAAATGGCTACAGGATTGGCCAGAGGATGTGGTGAGAGCAAAAGGCTTCCTCTGGATTGCTACACGTAATGACATAGCTTTAACAATTAGTCAGGCAGGTTCATCTATTCAATTGGAGTCAACAGGCTATTGGGTATCGGCTTTACCCGAAGAAGAGAAGCAGTTCATCCTAGCAGAAGACCCTGAATGGGCAGAAACGTGGGACCCTCAATTCGGAGATCGTATGAATGAAATTGTATGTATCGGGATTGAGTTAGAAAAAGGTGATATCATCCGGTCTTTAGATGCTTGTCTTTTAACAAATGAAGAGCTAAATGCAGACTGGAATACCTTGAAAGATCCATTGCCAACAAGTGATGTGATTGTTGAGTCACTAATTAGCAATGAATAG
- a CDS encoding LysR family transcriptional regulator — protein MTIARYEVLQKVVEIGNFTRAAEQLNMTQSAVSHAIASLEKEFGYPLLHRNKQAEISRTAFADRILPHIQQILKSEAIIKQELSIQNNQLEGTLKIGAFTSAASQILPTMLANLKKSYSGVKVILFEGTYGEIMDWIMNGTVDIGFIVDADTNHRLNVMPVKKDELVLGLPKNHMLSQQKIIDIKKIAGMDFIMPKGPYQTLVLENLTAHHVRPNIILEVLHCETIVNMVSQGIGITMGPELFFKSHKNIEIRKVKQKKYRQIYLAFKEVTPIVTAFCLCNQLQHA, from the coding sequence ATGACGATAGCTAGATATGAGGTATTACAGAAGGTTGTTGAAATAGGTAATTTTACACGAGCCGCGGAACAGCTTAACATGACTCAATCAGCAGTCAGCCATGCCATTGCTAGTTTAGAAAAAGAGTTCGGCTATCCTTTATTACATCGAAATAAGCAAGCAGAGATTAGTCGAACTGCATTTGCCGATCGAATCCTGCCGCATATCCAGCAGATTCTTAAAAGCGAGGCTATTATTAAACAGGAATTATCAATCCAAAACAATCAACTCGAAGGCACCCTAAAAATAGGGGCCTTTACAAGCGCCGCATCACAGATATTACCTACCATGCTGGCAAATTTAAAAAAGAGCTATTCCGGTGTGAAGGTAATATTATTTGAGGGCACATATGGTGAAATCATGGACTGGATTATGAACGGTACTGTAGATATTGGGTTCATTGTTGATGCTGATACAAATCACCGTTTGAACGTGATGCCTGTAAAAAAAGATGAATTAGTCTTGGGTTTACCTAAAAACCACATGCTTTCTCAGCAAAAAATCATAGATATAAAAAAAATAGCTGGTATGGACTTTATCATGCCAAAAGGCCCTTACCAGACATTAGTTTTAGAAAATTTGACTGCTCATCATGTGCGTCCCAATATCATACTAGAGGTCCTGCATTGTGAAACGATTGTCAATATGGTCTCTCAGGGTATTGGGATCACGATGGGGCCTGAGCTATTTTTCAAATCACATAAGAACATTGAAATAAGGAAAGTAAAGCAAAAAAAATATCGGCAAATCTACTTGGCCTTTAAAGAAGTAACACCTATTGTTACTGCCTTTTGCCTATGCAATCAGTTACAGCATGCGTAG
- a CDS encoding MFS transporter, with the protein MRKIYLLLLGMFALGVDAYVMAGILPSIAEDFGVSIGASGQTVSVFTLCYAIAAPVFATLMSKTNAKYTLLTALSIFTFANFITAITHQFVILLISRGLAGIGAGLYSPLASSAAVSLVEEQQRGRALSTILLGMSAGNVIGVPLGIYISSILEWRMTMWFIVMIGVVGIVALFCKFPVVKSNSLPTLRERLGMFTNKDISLVMTITMILSFCSLGLYTYLDLIIGAYGFEKSIVFIWMWGIGGIAGSFIIGYLMDFYKRPRVILMYLLILMLISFILMGSVHYLAVIFAIVLMLWGASGWASLATLQKTLVEISPEHATISIALLSSINYLAGSIGTMTNGILLEQGMPPMTLPYLTGGILVIAMGLQWILIARKR; encoded by the coding sequence TTGAGAAAGATATATTTATTACTATTGGGTATGTTTGCGCTAGGTGTGGATGCTTACGTTATGGCTGGGATTTTACCTAGTATTGCTGAAGATTTTGGTGTATCTATTGGAGCCTCAGGACAAACTGTTAGCGTATTTACCTTATGCTATGCGATTGCGGCGCCTGTATTTGCAACCTTGATGAGTAAAACGAATGCCAAATATACATTACTAACAGCATTATCGATCTTCACATTCGCGAATTTTATTACTGCGATTACACATCAGTTTGTCATTTTATTGATTTCGAGAGGACTAGCGGGGATCGGCGCAGGTCTTTACTCGCCATTAGCCTCGTCAGCAGCTGTTTCATTAGTGGAGGAACAGCAAAGGGGGAGGGCGCTAAGTACGATATTGCTGGGAATGAGCGCGGGAAATGTGATAGGCGTTCCTTTGGGCATCTATATATCCTCCATCTTAGAATGGCGAATGACCATGTGGTTTATTGTAATGATTGGGGTAGTAGGAATAGTAGCCCTATTTTGTAAGTTCCCAGTAGTAAAATCGAATAGTTTACCGACACTCAGAGAACGATTGGGTATGTTTACAAATAAAGATATATCGCTCGTCATGACAATAACCATGATACTGAGCTTTTGTAGTTTAGGCTTATATACGTATTTAGATCTTATTATTGGCGCTTATGGATTTGAGAAATCGATTGTTTTTATTTGGATGTGGGGAATTGGTGGTATTGCGGGAAGCTTTATCATTGGTTATCTTATGGATTTTTATAAGAGACCTAGAGTTATCCTGATGTACTTATTAATCCTGATGCTTATATCTTTCATACTAATGGGAAGCGTCCATTACCTGGCAGTAATATTCGCAATCGTCTTGATGCTGTGGGGGGCTAGTGGCTGGGCATCCTTAGCAACCCTACAAAAAACACTAGTCGAAATCAGCCCTGAGCATGCTACTATTTCAATTGCTCTTTTAAGCTCTATCAATTATCTGGCCGGCTCAATTGGGACGATGACAAATGGAATATTGCTAGAACAAGGAATGCCCCCGATGACTTTGCCATATCTCACAGGTGGTATTTTAGTGATTGCTATGGGATTACAGTGGATTTTGATAGCAAGAAAGCGATAA
- a CDS encoding serine hydrolase domain-containing protein has translation MKSKQISSKKMWWYGISIAVVALLLILSWAVIRNWNIINVLNKDKLSYNFQSMDNIFPSRSIKTSQPVFRFETLQKELPQTYTYKDKTLSVEDFLQRTQTNGLLVLKDDKIVTEFYQNGVNEQTRFTSWSVAKSFISALVGIAIDEGLIKNVNDPITHYVPELKGSGYDGVPIKDILRMASGVTFDETYDATFSDINMMMYKTFLLDTSVNDYALGLKSQRPSGTFQHYISINTQVLGMLISKVTGNPPSYYLQEKIWGPLGMESDAYWSTDRLGTELSFMGLNATIRDYARFGSLYLHEGNWNGKQIISKKWVQESTQVESPQSDHDPKGVLNYQYQWWEADPSDGAYSAIGVYGQFIYVNPKAKVVIVKTSADPDYGRADYHGENFAMFRSIAEHFKK, from the coding sequence TTGAAGAGTAAACAAATTTCGAGCAAGAAGATGTGGTGGTATGGCATAAGCATCGCTGTTGTTGCACTATTACTCATCCTTAGTTGGGCCGTTATCCGTAACTGGAACATTATTAACGTGCTGAATAAGGATAAACTTAGCTATAATTTCCAAAGTATGGACAATATTTTTCCAAGTCGATCTATAAAAACCTCACAGCCTGTCTTCCGATTTGAAACATTACAAAAAGAATTACCTCAGACTTATACATACAAAGATAAAACATTATCTGTTGAAGACTTTTTACAACGAACTCAGACGAATGGATTATTGGTTCTCAAGGACGATAAGATCGTTACGGAATTCTATCAAAATGGTGTGAATGAACAAACAAGGTTTACTTCTTGGTCAGTGGCTAAATCATTTATTTCTGCTCTAGTTGGTATCGCTATTGATGAAGGATTAATTAAAAATGTAAATGATCCAATCACCCACTATGTACCAGAATTAAAGGGTAGTGGCTACGATGGAGTACCTATCAAGGATATTTTACGAATGGCTTCTGGGGTTACCTTTGATGAAACCTATGACGCCACCTTTTCAGATATAAACATGATGATGTATAAAACATTTCTACTAGATACATCGGTGAATGATTATGCATTGGGGCTAAAATCTCAGCGTCCATCCGGGACTTTTCAGCATTATATTAGTATCAATACACAAGTTCTCGGCATGTTGATTAGTAAAGTCACAGGCAATCCCCCCTCCTACTATTTGCAGGAAAAAATATGGGGCCCTCTTGGAATGGAATCCGATGCTTATTGGAGTACTGATCGCCTCGGCACAGAACTATCCTTTATGGGTCTAAACGCAACTATTAGAGATTATGCTAGGTTTGGAAGCTTATATCTTCATGAAGGAAACTGGAATGGAAAGCAAATCATTTCAAAAAAGTGGGTGCAAGAATCCACACAGGTAGAAAGTCCTCAATCTGATCACGATCCTAAAGGAGTTTTAAACTACCAATATCAATGGTGGGAGGCTGATCCTTCAGATGGTGCCTACAGCGCTATTGGGGTCTATGGACAATTCATCTATGTTAATCCAAAGGCCAAAGTAGTAATCGTCAAAACCAGTGCTGATCCTGATTACGGTAGAGCTGATTATCATGGTGAAAATTTTGCCATGTTCCGTTCTATCGCGGAGCATTTCAAGAAGTAA
- a CDS encoding Ig-like domain-containing protein, with product MIQKKAIFHVLVSTSLLTSLGLPSYVSAAVEENLIREEQGTEKTITADKTGGSKSHAKGAGIGDGSVSQGDESVVTVDSQEPKAEKETVVDSPEVQTEESTSQISTDGSQDEESTSKDNTLESQTEQGESQVVTPTPQSNPENINLKPEATTIEIESVEAIPESTYSNRTFAFNFNLPSNVTVQLSNGKKIELYVRWSFDQYNPDDVNSQTFTAVGALRETSWSSALPEGITNTKNMKATAKITVSAAKQITSVNQLADIVEKENGTSFYQLGLPNSVDVILDDNTTQSVGVSWEHGDYDENNPNAHTVQFLGNLGDRSGLPTGIANSDGVKAKIKVSFKDARTISSLKPVEINNVLSGTPKTEEALGLPEQVEAELSDGSKVQVPIEWNVDDSAYDPNNPAEQTFNVAGTLKNIPAGLKNPSEVKAEAKVKVAAALQITSIDPVLVAQVPNGINKTALAFYLPKQANVTLSNGKTEKVDVTWELAASNYDPANEKQQAVEVTGKLVHLPAGVAVPSQKAIANISVNEMRYVQSLNPNPDITGIVSGTNASPEALHLPKQVSVALSDGNIINADVQWDLHNISYEKGNAKAQDFTVTGTLINLPVGVKGNNVEAKVNVKVEAKIEPTVNVGVTMSDVSVERQGRDTTEVLGEYFLPLSGDVTGSNGQPINGPGTALLVLQMYINNVEVNTVDYLGRQLALNHKLYVGWKNENVLAEIENVLKAALLHHPEGRNYEVITSSSPAGIIIKQKPGTGNNASIILNVIENGKGSAVEGLTWGDLETRTEGSFGIVGQKARFSTQVQTGANTAGNLVVHIADGKIDKQIAVTVEANDDTAAVAQKVANRLAADYGIAHAYAVNTQGSKITFDALQEGAKDLKVEVKTVTDTGSKPDVGTGGEEKEKEKEPEKDRDKEPEKDKEKEPDKDKDKEPEKDRDKEPEKDRDKEPGKDKDKEKKPDKETDKDKDRDRGKDRDRDRDRDTDKNKNTATTTTTNNQGTQNTAKVETKDKSTAKMFGDLKNHKWAQNSIELLNSKGIILGTSDHTFTPKVAMKGGDFALILMRMFDLKSDVAGNTSDVPQNSYYSEAVTSLVGQGIIQSFEGEQFNPDTPITRQDLMVILYQAMIKSGMELKKGEAAELNRFADSNQVKNNAKEAISALVAEGIVKGDGRNLNPTAHASRAEIAVLLEQVVHKLPEKK from the coding sequence ATGATACAGAAAAAGGCTATTTTTCATGTCCTGGTTTCAACGAGTCTTTTGACGTCTTTAGGATTACCGTCTTATGTGTCTGCGGCAGTAGAAGAGAATCTGATACGAGAAGAACAAGGAACGGAAAAAACGATCACAGCGGATAAAACGGGAGGCTCTAAATCACATGCAAAAGGTGCGGGTATAGGGGACGGCTCAGTATCTCAAGGTGATGAAAGCGTAGTTACAGTGGACAGTCAGGAACCTAAGGCTGAAAAAGAAACAGTTGTGGACAGTCCAGAAGTCCAGACTGAAGAAAGCACAAGTCAGATAAGCACCGACGGCTCTCAGGATGAAGAAAGCACAAGTAAGGACAATACCCTCGAATCTCAGACGGAACAAGGCGAAAGTCAAGTGGTCACTCCAACACCTCAGTCAAATCCAGAGAATATAAATTTAAAGCCAGAAGCTACCACAATCGAGATAGAATCGGTAGAAGCCATTCCAGAATCAACTTATTCAAATCGGACATTTGCATTTAATTTTAATTTACCAAGTAATGTCACGGTTCAATTAAGCAACGGTAAAAAAATAGAATTATACGTCCGTTGGAGCTTTGACCAGTACAACCCTGACGATGTGAATAGTCAAACATTCACGGCTGTGGGAGCGTTACGTGAAACTTCTTGGAGTTCAGCTCTTCCAGAAGGCATAACTAACACCAAGAATATGAAAGCGACAGCTAAAATTACAGTATCGGCGGCAAAGCAGATCACGAGTGTGAATCAGCTAGCTGATATTGTTGAAAAAGAAAACGGCACAAGCTTTTATCAGTTGGGGTTACCAAATAGCGTAGATGTAATTTTGGATGATAATACGACCCAATCGGTTGGGGTTTCTTGGGAACATGGAGATTATGACGAAAACAATCCGAATGCCCATACGGTTCAATTCTTAGGTAATTTGGGAGATCGATCTGGTTTGCCTACGGGAATTGCTAATAGCGATGGTGTTAAGGCGAAAATAAAGGTTTCCTTCAAAGATGCACGTACAATTAGTAGTCTTAAGCCTGTCGAAATCAACAATGTGTTAAGTGGAACTCCAAAAACAGAAGAAGCGCTGGGCTTGCCTGAACAGGTAGAGGCAGAACTGAGTGACGGTAGCAAAGTTCAGGTGCCGATAGAATGGAATGTAGACGATAGTGCCTATGATCCTAACAATCCAGCAGAGCAGACTTTTAACGTGGCTGGTACATTAAAAAATATCCCGGCTGGCTTAAAGAATCCGAGTGAAGTAAAAGCGGAGGCGAAAGTAAAAGTCGCTGCTGCCCTTCAGATTACAAGTATTGACCCTGTACTGGTGGCACAAGTACCTAACGGCATTAATAAAACAGCACTTGCTTTTTATCTGCCGAAGCAAGCAAATGTGACGTTAAGTAACGGTAAAACGGAAAAAGTGGATGTGACATGGGAGCTGGCAGCTTCAAATTACGACCCAGCTAATGAAAAACAACAAGCAGTGGAAGTAACAGGTAAGTTAGTTCACTTACCTGCCGGTGTTGCTGTACCTAGTCAAAAGGCAATTGCCAATATCTCAGTTAACGAAATGCGTTATGTGCAGTCGCTGAATCCGAACCCTGACATTACCGGAATCGTTAGCGGTACGAATGCTTCACCAGAAGCGCTACACCTTCCAAAGCAAGTAAGTGTCGCATTATCGGATGGAAATATCATCAATGCAGACGTGCAGTGGGATTTACATAACATTAGCTATGAAAAAGGTAATGCCAAAGCACAGGATTTTACGGTAACGGGAACATTGATTAATCTTCCTGTCGGAGTAAAAGGCAACAATGTCGAGGCAAAAGTTAACGTCAAGGTTGAGGCAAAGATTGAGCCTACTGTAAATGTGGGAGTTACGATGAGTGATGTATCTGTCGAGAGGCAAGGACGAGATACGACCGAGGTACTTGGTGAATATTTCCTGCCTTTATCTGGAGATGTTACAGGCTCGAATGGACAACCAATCAATGGACCTGGAACGGCGCTTTTGGTGCTACAAATGTACATCAACAATGTGGAAGTAAATACAGTTGACTACTTAGGTCGCCAATTAGCATTAAACCACAAGCTATATGTGGGCTGGAAGAACGAAAATGTGCTGGCCGAAATAGAAAATGTGCTGAAAGCAGCCTTATTACATCATCCTGAGGGTAGAAATTATGAAGTTATCACCTCCTCGTCACCAGCGGGAATTATTATTAAGCAAAAGCCAGGAACAGGCAACAACGCTAGTATCATTCTCAATGTGATAGAGAATGGCAAGGGTTCGGCAGTCGAGGGTCTGACATGGGGAGATTTGGAGACGAGAACGGAAGGAAGCTTTGGTATTGTTGGGCAAAAAGCTAGGTTCAGCACCCAAGTTCAGACTGGGGCAAATACAGCGGGAAATCTTGTTGTCCATATCGCTGATGGCAAAATCGATAAGCAAATCGCTGTGACGGTAGAGGCGAATGATGATACTGCTGCTGTTGCTCAGAAGGTAGCGAACCGTCTAGCAGCAGACTACGGAATAGCCCATGCATATGCGGTAAACACCCAAGGAAGTAAGATTACATTCGATGCCCTCCAAGAAGGTGCAAAAGACTTGAAGGTTGAGGTAAAAACAGTCACTGACACAGGAAGCAAGCCGGATGTAGGCACAGGTGGCGAGGAGAAAGAGAAAGAGAAAGAACCAGAGAAAGACAGAGATAAAGAACCAGAGAAAGATAAAGAGAAAGAACCGGATAAAGACAAAGATAAAGAGCCAGAGAAAGACAGAGATAAGGAACCGGAGAAAGATAGAGATAAAGAACCGGGGAAAGACAAGGATAAAGAGAAGAAACCAGATAAAGAGACGGATAAGGATAAAGATAGAGATAGAGGCAAAGACAGGGATAGGGATAGAGACAGAGACACGGATAAAAACAAAAACACAGCTACGACAACGACAACAAACAATCAAGGAACCCAAAACACTGCTAAAGTCGAAACCAAAGACAAATCGACAGCAAAAATGTTTGGTGATTTAAAGAACCATAAGTGGGCGCAAAACTCAATTGAGCTGTTAAATTCTAAGGGGATCATTTTAGGAACTTCTGATCACACATTTACTCCAAAAGTGGCAATGAAGGGTGGAGATTTTGCACTCATCCTGATGAGAATGTTTGATCTGAAGTCAGATGTGGCAGGTAATACTTCTGATGTTCCACAAAATAGCTATTATTCTGAGGCAGTAACAAGCCTGGTCGGACAAGGAATCATTCAAAGCTTCGAGGGTGAACAGTTCAATCCAGACACGCCTATTACAAGACAAGATCTAATGGTTATCTTGTATCAGGCAATGATTAAGTCTGGTATGGAGCTGAAAAAGGGTGAAGCGGCTGAGCTGAATCGTTTTGCCGATTCTAATCAGGTGAAGAATAACGCCAAGGAAGCCATCAGCGCATTAGTTGCAGAAGGAATTGTAAAAGGAGACGGCAGAAATCTCAATCCAACTGCTCATGCTTCAAGAGCGGAAATCGCAGTGCTACTAGAACAAGTAGTACATAAACTTCCTGAGAAGAAATAA